From the genome of Streptomyces sp. NBC_01341, one region includes:
- a CDS encoding glycosyltransferase family 2 protein — MGATTTTAPDVTVIIGAYEAMPYLIRCLESVEAQTLPAGRMEIVAVDDGSTDGTGEYLEEFAARTEIDMRVVRQENSGGPSGPRNVGLGLARGRYVFFLDADDYFGEEALERMVAMGDRAGTDVVLGKVVGVNRGAPKSMWARTEERVDVHRSKVIYTLSAQKLFRRELLERIGLRFDEGLETGEDALFTMEAYLRGAGVSVIADYTCYHLVGRDDGKHATKRGSYTLRFDSMAAMMELIHRLEPAGPKRDYLMVRPFTVGMLQQFGPGFLKQPEDEQRHKLELAAPLMRSYWTNGVARRIKVAERLRLACVAQGRLDLLTDVLKFIRTGEVPELVRSAKGDKLFLAYPHFRDEAAGLRDADYQVTVPDWHGGDRVTRPKRILRPQTERPSVLRRIVRRLRREFRGWRARLSTG, encoded by the coding sequence ATGGGCGCCACCACTACCACCGCACCCGATGTGACCGTGATCATCGGTGCCTACGAAGCGATGCCGTACCTGATCCGCTGCCTGGAGTCCGTCGAAGCGCAGACGCTCCCGGCCGGCCGCATGGAGATCGTGGCTGTCGACGACGGGTCGACCGACGGCACGGGGGAGTACCTCGAGGAGTTCGCGGCCCGGACCGAGATCGACATGCGCGTCGTCCGGCAGGAGAACTCCGGTGGCCCCAGCGGGCCCCGCAACGTCGGTCTCGGGCTCGCCCGGGGGCGATACGTCTTCTTCCTGGACGCGGACGACTATTTCGGCGAAGAGGCCCTGGAGCGGATGGTCGCGATGGGGGACCGGGCCGGCACCGACGTGGTGCTGGGCAAGGTCGTCGGCGTCAACAGGGGGGCGCCCAAGTCGATGTGGGCGCGGACCGAGGAGCGCGTCGACGTGCACCGGTCCAAGGTCATCTACACGCTCAGCGCGCAGAAGCTCTTCCGGCGTGAACTGCTCGAACGCATCGGCCTGCGGTTCGACGAGGGACTCGAGACGGGTGAGGACGCCCTCTTCACGATGGAGGCGTATCTGCGCGGCGCGGGTGTCTCCGTCATCGCCGACTACACCTGCTATCACCTGGTCGGCCGCGACGACGGCAAGCACGCCACCAAGCGGGGCAGTTACACCCTGCGCTTCGACTCCATGGCGGCCATGATGGAGCTCATCCACAGGCTGGAGCCGGCCGGTCCGAAACGCGACTACCTCATGGTCAGGCCCTTCACCGTCGGAATGCTCCAGCAGTTCGGTCCCGGGTTCCTGAAGCAGCCGGAAGACGAACAGCGGCACAAGCTGGAACTCGCGGCTCCGCTGATGCGGAGTTACTGGACGAACGGTGTGGCCCGGCGGATCAAGGTGGCCGAGCGGCTGAGGCTCGCCTGTGTCGCCCAGGGCCGCCTCGACCTGCTGACCGACGTGCTGAAGTTCATCCGGACCGGAGAGGTCCCCGAACTGGTCCGCTCGGCCAAGGGCGACAAGCTCTTCCTGGCCTACCCCCACTTCCGGGACGAGGCGGCCGGACTCCGGGACGCCGACTACCAGGTCACCGTCCCCGACTGGCACGGCGGGGACCGGGTCACGAGGCCGAAGCGCATCCTGAGGCCGCAGACGGAACGGCCGTCGGTGCTGAGGCGCATCGTCCGGCGGCTGCGCAGGGAGTTCCGTGGCTGGCGGGCCCGCCTGAGCACCGGCTGA
- a CDS encoding glucose-1-phosphate thymidylyltransferase → MKALVLSGGAGTRLRPITHTSAKQLVPVANKPVLFYGLEAIAEAGITDVGIIVGDTAPEIREAVGDGSALGIDVTYIPQDEPRGLAHAVLIARDFLGDDDFVMYLGDNFIVGGISGLVEEFRVDRPDAQILLTKVPNPTAFGVAELDTEGRVASLEEKPKEPKSDLALVGVYLFTPAVHEAVRSIEPSWRGELEITHAIQWLIDQQRDVRSTTISGYWKDTGNVTDMLEVNRSVLETLKPSTEGTVDESSEIIGRVRIEAGARVTSSRIVGPVIIGADAVISDAYVGPFTSVSEGCRIEDSEIEYSIVLRGASITGVRRVEASLIGRDVEVTPAPRNPSAHRLVLGDHSKVQISS, encoded by the coding sequence GTGAAGGCTCTCGTACTCTCCGGTGGGGCGGGCACCCGTCTTCGCCCCATCACGCACACGTCGGCCAAGCAGTTGGTCCCGGTGGCGAACAAGCCCGTCCTCTTCTACGGGCTGGAAGCCATCGCCGAGGCAGGGATCACCGACGTCGGCATCATCGTGGGTGACACCGCGCCAGAGATCCGCGAGGCCGTCGGCGACGGGTCCGCCCTCGGGATCGACGTCACGTACATCCCGCAGGACGAGCCCCGGGGCCTCGCGCACGCGGTGCTCATCGCGCGCGACTTCCTGGGGGACGACGACTTCGTCATGTACCTCGGCGACAACTTCATCGTCGGCGGTATCAGCGGACTGGTCGAAGAGTTCCGTGTGGACCGCCCCGACGCGCAGATCCTGCTGACGAAGGTGCCCAACCCGACCGCCTTCGGTGTCGCGGAACTCGACACCGAAGGACGGGTGGCGTCCCTCGAGGAGAAGCCGAAGGAACCGAAGAGCGACCTGGCACTCGTCGGCGTCTACCTCTTCACCCCGGCCGTCCACGAAGCCGTGCGTTCGATCGAGCCGTCCTGGCGCGGCGAGCTGGAGATCACCCACGCCATCCAGTGGCTGATCGACCAGCAGCGCGACGTCCGCTCCACGACCATCTCCGGATACTGGAAGGACACCGGCAACGTCACCGACATGCTGGAGGTCAACCGCTCCGTCCTGGAGACCCTGAAGCCCTCCACGGAGGGAACGGTCGACGAGAGCAGCGAGATCATCGGACGGGTGCGGATCGAGGCGGGGGCACGCGTCACGAGCAGCCGTATCGTCGGCCCGGTGATCATCGGAGCCGACGCGGTCATCAGCGATGCCTACGTCGGCCCCTTCACGTCGGTCTCGGAGGGGTGCCGGATCGAGGACAGCGAGATCGAGTACTCCATCGTCCTGCGCGGCGCGTCCATCACCGGTGTGCGCCGTGTCGAGGCCTCGCTCATCGGCCGGGACGTCGAGGTCACCCCCGCGCCCCGCAACCCCTCCGCCCACCGACTCGTGCTCGGCGACCACAGCAAGGTGCAGATCTCCTCATGA
- the rfbB gene encoding dTDP-glucose 4,6-dehydratase, which translates to MTTNILVTGGAGFIGSHYVRTVLGPQGPGDVAVTVLDALTYAGNPANLDEVRDHPGFTFVEGDICDAELVGKLMTQHDEVVHFAAESHVDRSIDGGAEFVRTNVVGTHTLIHAAHLAGIKTFVHISTDEVYGSIDEGSWPETHPLEPNSPYSSAKASSDLIALSYHRTHGLDVRVTRCSNNYGHHHFPEKVIPLFVTNLLDGGTVPLYGDGANVRDWLHIDDHVQGIELVRTKGRAGEVYNIGGGTELSNKELTGLLLDACGADWETSVTYVEDRKGHDRRYSVDCTKIREELGYEPRKDFATGLAETVQWYRDNRAWWEPLKDRAAL; encoded by the coding sequence ATGACGACCAACATCCTGGTGACAGGCGGGGCCGGATTCATCGGCTCCCACTACGTCCGTACCGTGCTGGGCCCCCAGGGACCGGGCGACGTCGCCGTCACCGTCCTCGACGCGCTCACCTACGCGGGCAACCCGGCCAACCTCGACGAGGTCCGTGACCACCCGGGCTTCACCTTCGTGGAGGGTGACATCTGTGACGCCGAGCTGGTCGGCAAGCTGATGACCCAGCACGACGAGGTGGTGCACTTCGCGGCCGAGTCCCACGTGGACCGCTCCATCGACGGCGGTGCCGAGTTCGTCCGCACGAACGTCGTCGGAACGCACACCCTGATCCACGCCGCACACCTGGCCGGAATCAAGACCTTCGTCCACATCTCCACGGACGAGGTCTACGGGTCGATCGACGAGGGCTCCTGGCCCGAGACCCACCCGCTCGAGCCCAACTCGCCGTACTCCTCGGCCAAGGCGTCCAGCGACCTGATCGCCCTGTCCTACCACCGCACGCACGGTCTCGACGTGCGGGTGACCCGCTGCTCCAACAACTACGGGCACCACCACTTCCCCGAGAAGGTCATCCCGCTCTTCGTCACCAACCTCCTGGACGGCGGAACGGTGCCGCTGTACGGCGACGGCGCCAACGTGCGCGACTGGCTGCACATCGACGACCACGTGCAGGGCATCGAGCTCGTCCGCACGAAGGGCCGTGCCGGCGAGGTCTACAACATCGGTGGCGGCACCGAGCTCTCCAACAAGGAGCTGACCGGTCTGCTCCTGGACGCCTGCGGCGCCGACTGGGAGACCAGCGTCACCTACGTCGAGGACCGCAAGGGCCACGACCGGCGCTACTCGGTCGACTGCACGAAGATCCGCGAGGAGCTCGGTTACGAGCCCCGCAAGGACTTCGCCACCGGCCTGGCCGAGACCGTGCAGTGGTACCGCGACAACCGCGCCTGGTGGGAGCCGCTCAAGGACCGGGCGGCGCTGTGA
- the rfbD gene encoding dTDP-4-dehydrorhamnose reductase yields MSAAWLVTGAAGMLGQDVLARLAGAGIPAVAAGRDAVDIADSASVRAAFEEHRPAVVVNCAAWTAVDDAETDEEAALRVNGEGPAVLAEACREYGAVLLQVSTDYVFAGDAAHPYPEDAPTAPRSAYGRTKLAGERAVLDTLPDTGYVVRTAWLYGAGGGNFVRTMIRLEGVKDTLDVVDDQRGQPTWTVDLADRLVLLGLGALAGTAPAGVYHGTSAGDATWFGLTREIFRLLGADPERVRPTTSEAFVRPAPRPSFSVLGHDRWKAAGIEPVRDWRSALGEAFPGLLAAERP; encoded by the coding sequence GTGAGTGCCGCCTGGCTCGTCACCGGAGCAGCCGGAATGCTGGGCCAGGACGTCCTGGCCCGGCTCGCCGGTGCCGGCATCCCCGCCGTGGCCGCGGGACGGGACGCCGTGGACATCGCGGACAGCGCCTCGGTGCGTGCCGCCTTCGAGGAGCACCGCCCCGCGGTGGTCGTCAACTGCGCCGCCTGGACCGCCGTCGACGACGCGGAGACGGACGAGGAAGCCGCGCTCCGCGTCAATGGCGAGGGCCCGGCGGTGCTCGCGGAGGCGTGCCGGGAGTACGGCGCCGTACTCCTGCAGGTCTCCACGGACTACGTCTTCGCCGGAGACGCCGCCCACCCCTACCCGGAGGACGCCCCCACCGCACCGCGCAGCGCGTACGGCCGTACCAAGCTGGCCGGGGAACGCGCGGTGCTGGACACGCTGCCGGACACCGGATACGTCGTCAGGACGGCCTGGCTGTACGGCGCGGGCGGCGGCAACTTCGTCCGGACGATGATCAGGCTGGAGGGCGTCAAGGACACCCTCGACGTGGTGGACGACCAGCGCGGGCAGCCGACCTGGACCGTGGACCTCGCCGACCGGCTCGTCCTGCTGGGGCTGGGCGCTCTCGCCGGCACCGCTCCGGCCGGTGTCTACCACGGCACCAGCGCCGGTGACGCGACCTGGTTCGGACTCACCAGGGAGATCTTCCGGCTGCTGGGAGCGGATCCGGAAAGGGTCCGTCCCACGACCAGCGAGGCCTTCGTGCGGCCCGCCCCCCGGCCCTCGTTCAGCGTGCTGGGGCACGACCGCTGGAAGGCGGCCGGAATCGAGCCGGTCCGCGACTGGAGGTCCGCGCTCGGCGAGGCTTTCCCGGGGCTGCTCGCCGCGGAAAGGCCCTGA
- a CDS encoding class I SAM-dependent methyltransferase, whose amino-acid sequence MNRHEFLRSLHRVYRPRNYLEIGVNDGRSLALSRVPSVAVDPAFRVVTDISCDVHLVRATSDDFFARKDPLLHLRNGRNPFRALARRDPLNLLGADPKLELSFIDGMHLFEYALRDFMNVERHSRWSSVIVLDDMLPRDVDEAARDRHTQFWTGDVYKVAQVLRRFRPDLLVIEVDTEPTGVLVVLGADPGSQVLKNAYDGIIEEYVVPDPQNVPDEVLVRKNAVKPEELLGLDLWPALARARNLRRPRSAFAPLRRSVEKVTA is encoded by the coding sequence GTGAATCGCCATGAGTTCCTCCGGTCTCTGCACCGTGTATACCGTCCCCGGAACTACCTGGAGATCGGCGTCAACGACGGCCGGAGCCTGGCCCTTTCCAGGGTGCCCTCCGTCGCTGTGGACCCGGCCTTCCGCGTGGTGACGGACATCAGCTGCGACGTTCATCTCGTCAGGGCCACGAGTGACGACTTCTTCGCACGCAAGGACCCGCTGCTGCACCTGCGCAACGGCCGGAACCCGTTCCGAGCCCTCGCCCGCCGGGATCCGCTGAACCTCCTCGGTGCCGACCCGAAGCTGGAACTCTCCTTCATCGACGGCATGCACCTCTTCGAGTACGCCCTGCGCGACTTCATGAACGTCGAGCGGCACTCCCGCTGGTCGAGCGTGATCGTCCTGGACGACATGCTCCCGCGCGACGTCGACGAGGCCGCCAGGGACCGCCACACCCAGTTCTGGACCGGCGACGTCTACAAGGTGGCCCAGGTGCTGCGCCGCTTCCGTCCCGACCTGCTCGTCATCGAAGTGGACACCGAGCCGACCGGGGTCCTGGTGGTCCTCGGCGCCGACCCCGGGAGCCAGGTCCTGAAGAACGCCTACGACGGGATCATCGAGGAGTACGTCGTACCCGACCCGCAGAACGTGCCCGACGAGGTGCTCGTCCGCAAGAACGCGGTCAAGCCGGAGGAGCTCCTCGGCCTGGATCTCTGGCCGGCCCTCGCGCGGGCGCGCAACCTCCGGCGCCCCCGCTCCGCCTTCGCTCCGCTCCGCAGGAGCGTGGAGAAGGTCACGGCCTGA
- the rfbC gene encoding dTDP-4-dehydrorhamnose 3,5-epimerase, whose translation MRQLSISGALVHEPKIFPDSRGSFHEWFQAPSFAEGVGHRLRLEQANCSVSSRGTLRGIHFADVPPSQAKYVKCVRGAVLDVIVDIRVGSPTYKQWEAVRLDDVDHRSVYLAEGLGHAFMALTDDATVVYLCSEGYSPGREHGINPLDPELGIEWPADVAPLLSDKDAAAPTLAEAEAEGLLPSYEDCLAHYAELAARG comes from the coding sequence ATGCGGCAGCTTTCCATCTCCGGGGCCCTGGTCCACGAACCCAAGATCTTCCCGGACAGCCGCGGCAGTTTCCACGAGTGGTTCCAGGCGCCGTCCTTCGCCGAGGGCGTCGGGCACCGGCTGAGGCTCGAGCAGGCGAACTGCTCGGTCTCCAGCCGCGGCACACTGCGCGGAATCCACTTCGCCGACGTACCGCCGAGCCAGGCCAAGTACGTCAAGTGCGTCCGAGGCGCCGTGCTCGACGTCATCGTGGACATCAGGGTCGGTTCACCGACGTACAAGCAGTGGGAAGCGGTGCGGCTCGACGACGTCGACCACCGGTCGGTGTATCTCGCGGAGGGCCTCGGCCACGCCTTCATGGCGCTGACCGACGACGCGACCGTCGTCTATCTGTGTTCGGAGGGGTACTCCCCCGGCCGCGAGCACGGCATCAACCCGCTCGACCCCGAGCTGGGCATCGAGTGGCCCGCCGATGTCGCCCCGCTGCTCTCCGACAAGGACGCGGCGGCTCCGACGCTGGCGGAGGCCGAGGCGGAGGGCCTCCTGCCCTCCTACGAGGACTGCCTGGCCCACTACGCCGAGCTGGCCGCCCGCGGCTGA
- a CDS encoding glycosyltransferase family 2 protein → MSVKVSVVIPVYNPGKYIDPCIDSLLRQTLPADEFEVLFVNDGSTDDTRERLEKLATQHSHFRVITIPNSGWPGKPRNIGVAEAAGEYVQFVDQDDYLAPEALQRLYAMGDRNGSDIVIGKVASNFRGVPHGVFKKSREKCTLRDAPLYDSLTPHKMFRTEFLRENGIAYPEGKRRLEDQLYMMQAYFPAKVVSILGNYTCYYYSKRDDGKNAGSAKIVPTGYYGNLREVLDVVVENTEPGEFRDLLLRRFYRVEMLSRLSEPAVLKYTPEFLDEMCDAVEDVAKDFMDDGVHDGLGPVQRLRSTLLRNDDRQGLLRIARFAASVKAAARLEEFAWQPDGTVAVAVTGRLVHGDDKAPLRLLNREGRYYLHPDYTDGLMPEGELLDVTDDIDGFAAEISLRNRDTAVEWPFPAKFTTGFKELGDGVCEVVLSGSGTISSERVKGRGRVSRGFWDVWVPLRGLGLVRKARLGSDRAEQVDAACLPASLGSPARAVIPYFTEPHGNLTLDVARRSKRLAPYLEDRAALLVASSRPELRLDLFTSEGTAPSTVQLVLSSPSASHTLPAVLRPVEGRAHLPLPSEAPKVPAGSWSLSVRLDGGTYAPLALFDVTVDSRGRIVLPTGLPRADAELTRRVSAQQRKTTIRRALRRVGGPLTRRLPSGARKRARRLAARIVG, encoded by the coding sequence GTGTCAGTCAAAGTGAGTGTCGTCATCCCGGTCTACAACCCGGGCAAGTACATCGATCCCTGCATCGATTCCCTGTTGCGTCAGACCCTTCCCGCGGACGAATTCGAAGTCCTCTTCGTCAACGACGGGTCGACGGACGACACCCGCGAACGGCTCGAGAAGCTGGCCACCCAGCACTCGCATTTCCGAGTGATCACCATCCCGAATTCGGGCTGGCCGGGAAAGCCTCGCAACATCGGGGTCGCGGAGGCCGCCGGCGAGTACGTGCAGTTCGTCGACCAGGACGACTACCTCGCCCCCGAGGCGCTGCAGCGCCTGTACGCGATGGGTGACCGGAACGGCTCGGACATCGTCATCGGCAAGGTGGCCAGCAACTTCCGCGGCGTCCCGCACGGTGTCTTCAAGAAGTCGCGCGAGAAGTGCACCCTGCGCGACGCCCCGCTGTACGACAGCCTGACCCCGCACAAGATGTTCCGCACGGAGTTCCTCCGCGAGAACGGGATCGCCTACCCGGAAGGGAAGCGCCGTCTCGAGGACCAGCTCTACATGATGCAGGCCTACTTCCCCGCGAAAGTCGTCTCCATCCTCGGCAACTACACCTGCTATTACTACTCCAAGCGCGACGACGGAAAGAACGCCGGATCGGCGAAGATCGTCCCGACCGGTTACTACGGAAATCTCCGCGAAGTGCTCGACGTGGTCGTCGAGAACACCGAGCCAGGTGAATTCCGTGATCTCCTTCTCCGCCGCTTCTACCGCGTGGAGATGCTGAGCCGTCTCAGCGAACCCGCCGTCCTCAAGTACACGCCCGAGTTCCTCGACGAGATGTGCGACGCCGTCGAGGACGTGGCGAAGGACTTCATGGACGACGGAGTCCACGACGGGCTCGGCCCCGTCCAGCGGCTGCGGTCGACGCTGCTGCGCAACGACGACCGGCAGGGCCTCCTGCGGATCGCCCGGTTCGCCGCGTCCGTCAAGGCGGCCGCACGGCTGGAGGAGTTCGCCTGGCAGCCGGACGGCACCGTCGCCGTGGCCGTCACCGGCCGCCTCGTGCACGGTGACGACAAGGCGCCGCTTCGGCTGCTCAACCGCGAGGGCCGTTACTACCTCCACCCCGACTACACGGACGGGCTGATGCCCGAGGGCGAGCTTCTCGACGTCACCGACGACATCGACGGGTTCGCGGCGGAGATCTCGCTGCGCAACCGCGACACGGCCGTCGAATGGCCCTTCCCGGCGAAGTTCACGACCGGGTTCAAGGAGCTCGGCGACGGTGTCTGCGAGGTCGTCCTGAGCGGCTCCGGGACCATCTCCTCGGAGCGAGTGAAGGGGCGCGGCCGGGTGTCGCGCGGATTCTGGGACGTGTGGGTGCCGCTGCGGGGCCTCGGGCTGGTGCGCAAGGCGAGGCTCGGCTCCGACCGTGCCGAGCAGGTGGACGCGGCGTGTCTGCCCGCCTCGCTGGGATCCCCGGCCCGAGCCGTCATCCCGTACTTCACCGAACCGCACGGCAACCTCACGCTCGACGTCGCCCGTCGCAGCAAGAGGCTGGCTCCCTACCTCGAGGACCGGGCGGCCCTGCTGGTCGCCTCCAGCCGGCCCGAACTCCGGCTGGACCTCTTCACCTCGGAGGGCACCGCCCCCTCGACGGTGCAGCTGGTGCTGAGCTCGCCCTCCGCGTCCCACACCCTGCCCGCCGTGCTGCGGCCCGTGGAGGGGCGTGCCCACCTCCCCCTGCCCTCGGAGGCGCCGAAGGTACCGGCCGGCTCCTGGAGCCTCTCCGTCCGCCTGGACGGCGGGACGTACGCCCCGCTCGCCCTGTTCGACGTCACCGTGGACTCGCGCGGACGGATCGTGCTTCCCACCGGGCTGCCCCGCGCCGACGCGGAGCTCACCCGCAGGGTGTCCGCGCAGCAGCGGAAGACGACCATTCGCCGTGCGCTGCGCCGGGTCGGTGGTCCCCTGACCCGCCGGCTGCCCAGCGGGGCCCGCAAGCGCGCACGCCGGCTCGCCGCGCGGATCGTCGGCTGA
- a CDS encoding acyltransferase family protein produces MSGPGEVRWSRGSVAELFSGRNNSLGLLRLSLASAVVVSHARILGFGDKEFGHHFSHGQTDLGKMSVYGFFVLSGILVTRSGKRLPLGRFLWHRALRLLPGLWVCLAVTAFVVAPFLYWRQQGGLGGFWGHSEGPWSYMTSNWAVAPRQNDVSGVVATAGESGLAHSPSIDAALWSLRYEVLCYFGVALLAVTGALTRARRIVLLIVGVMGVLIVRDAMDVPFWSGFDDSNYHASIEFFQVTGRFDPDVVLYLGFAFALGAAIELYRERIPVSDHLGVVSGLVFLGSLRFGYFFVVGLPAFAYLLLWLAIRLPAPFRRIGARHDYSYGMYIYGFVVQQSLVAVGFTRWGFWPYLAMSLAGALTAAVLSWHLVERPSMRLKDLGSPRAVRPGAAEAGGAARPAAPGTQGSGSAPAGLAPEAADAVPASGGRAGATR; encoded by the coding sequence GTGAGCGGTCCAGGTGAGGTGCGCTGGTCGCGCGGCTCGGTCGCCGAACTCTTCTCCGGCCGCAACAACAGCCTGGGTTTGCTCCGCCTGTCCCTGGCCTCCGCGGTCGTGGTCTCCCACGCCCGGATCCTCGGATTCGGGGACAAGGAGTTCGGGCACCACTTCAGCCACGGCCAGACCGACCTCGGCAAGATGTCGGTCTACGGCTTCTTCGTCCTCTCGGGGATCCTCGTCACCCGCAGCGGAAAGCGGCTGCCTCTCGGGCGCTTCCTGTGGCACCGCGCTCTGAGGCTGCTGCCGGGGCTGTGGGTCTGCCTCGCGGTGACCGCCTTCGTGGTCGCTCCCTTCCTGTACTGGCGGCAGCAGGGCGGCCTGGGCGGCTTCTGGGGCCACTCCGAGGGGCCGTGGAGCTACATGACGTCCAACTGGGCCGTCGCACCCCGGCAGAACGACGTGTCCGGCGTGGTGGCCACCGCGGGTGAGTCGGGCCTCGCGCACAGCCCCAGCATCGACGCGGCTCTGTGGTCGCTGCGCTACGAGGTGCTCTGCTACTTCGGGGTCGCCCTGCTCGCCGTGACGGGCGCACTCACGCGGGCCCGCCGGATCGTGCTCCTGATCGTCGGCGTCATGGGGGTGCTGATCGTCCGGGACGCGATGGACGTGCCGTTCTGGTCAGGCTTCGACGACTCCAATTACCACGCGAGTATCGAGTTCTTCCAGGTCACCGGTCGCTTCGACCCGGACGTCGTCCTCTATCTCGGATTTGCCTTCGCTCTCGGGGCGGCCATCGAGCTCTACCGCGAGCGGATTCCGGTCAGCGATCATCTGGGCGTGGTTTCCGGGCTGGTCTTCCTCGGAAGCCTGCGCTTCGGATATTTCTTCGTCGTCGGGCTGCCCGCCTTCGCCTACCTGCTGCTGTGGCTCGCCATCCGCCTGCCCGCACCGTTCCGGCGGATCGGCGCCCGGCACGACTACTCGTACGGCATGTACATCTACGGCTTCGTCGTCCAGCAGTCGCTGGTCGCGGTCGGATTCACCCGCTGGGGCTTCTGGCCCTACCTGGCGATGTCCCTCGCCGGCGCCCTGACCGCCGCGGTGCTCTCGTGGCACCTGGTGGAGCGTCCCTCGATGCGCCTCAAGGACCTCGGATCGCCCCGTGCGGTCCGGCCCGGGGCGGCGGAGGCGGGCGGTGCGGCCCGGCCGGCGGCCCCCGGCACGCAGGGCTCCGGGTCCGCTCCGGCCGGCCTCGCTCCCGAAGCCGCCGACGCGGTCCCGGCGAGCGGTGGGCGAGCGGGCGCGACGCGCTAG
- a CDS encoding polysaccharide pyruvyl transferase family protein: MTDEPTRQRRILLRSGKSPFDVDTLEQSLHRDVFATNAGNLIFSDASHKILTTPRAEVFSNGIRTDPSAADRINEEFDVFVVPLANAFRPTFERPLKRMTQLIKKLRIPVVVLGVGAQADLKYDAARLKPMEPTVREFVTEVLNRSASIGVRGEFTEQYLKNMGFRDVEVIGCPSMFMNGETFTLEKKSESLTAESRISVNGSHSAVRSHGLDAIIRQAHQRYPHLRFVGQNLLEAQLLHWRETSNPIGAQTSMPTHPSHPMYREGKVRLYIDPATWIEELRAFDFSFGSRIHGNIAALLAGVPSTVLCSDSRTLELCRYFGIPHRKISETPKNIDPAELYEAADFGELVNGHKERFLRFTGFMEKNGLENTFHHGDSGKAFDALLAKRALPAAVRPWTDTDAEAMSSRFSFMQSRLAELSEQNTLLLSQLEGKTGRPISIKLQGSEGATAWPSAYRRARRVVGRPVRRLLRPEQ; this comes from the coding sequence GTGACTGATGAACCCACCCGCCAACGACGCATTCTTCTCCGATCAGGTAAAAGCCCCTTCGATGTGGACACGCTCGAACAATCGCTCCACAGAGATGTTTTCGCCACGAACGCGGGCAACCTGATCTTCAGCGACGCGTCGCACAAGATCCTCACGACTCCACGGGCAGAGGTCTTCTCCAACGGCATCCGTACCGATCCGTCGGCGGCCGACCGCATAAACGAGGAGTTCGACGTATTCGTCGTTCCTCTGGCGAACGCGTTCCGTCCCACCTTCGAGCGACCCCTGAAGCGGATGACACAGCTGATCAAGAAGCTGCGCATTCCCGTCGTCGTCCTGGGTGTCGGCGCGCAGGCCGACCTCAAGTACGACGCGGCCAGGCTGAAGCCCATGGAGCCGACGGTCAGGGAATTCGTCACCGAGGTGCTCAACCGCAGTGCGTCCATCGGCGTGCGGGGGGAGTTCACCGAGCAGTACCTGAAGAACATGGGCTTCCGGGACGTCGAGGTCATCGGATGCCCCTCGATGTTCATGAACGGCGAGACGTTCACGCTCGAGAAGAAGTCCGAGTCGCTCACCGCGGAATCCCGCATCTCGGTGAACGGCTCCCACAGCGCCGTACGGTCACACGGCCTCGACGCCATCATCCGGCAGGCTCACCAGCGGTATCCGCATCTCCGGTTCGTCGGGCAGAACCTCCTCGAGGCCCAGCTGCTCCACTGGCGGGAGACGTCGAACCCGATCGGCGCCCAGACCTCGATGCCGACTCATCCGTCGCACCCGATGTACCGCGAGGGCAAGGTCCGGCTCTACATCGACCCGGCCACGTGGATCGAGGAGCTGCGCGCGTTCGACTTCTCGTTCGGTTCCCGCATCCACGGCAACATCGCCGCGCTGCTGGCCGGAGTCCCGAGCACCGTGCTCTGCAGCGACTCGCGGACCCTGGAGCTCTGCCGGTACTTCGGCATCCCGCACCGCAAGATCTCCGAGACGCCGAAGAACATCGACCCCGCCGAGCTGTACGAGGCGGCCGACTTCGGCGAGCTGGTGAACGGCCACAAGGAGCGGTTCCTCCGGTTCACCGGCTTCATGGAGAAGAACGGCCTGGAGAACACCTTCCACCACGGCGACAGCGGCAAGGCGTTCGACGCGCTGCTCGCCAAGCGCGCCCTGCCGGCCGCCGTCCGCCCGTGGACCGACACCGACGCGGAAGCGATGAGCAGCCGGTTCAGCTTCATGCAGAGCCGTCTGGCGGAGCTCTCCGAGCAGAACACCCTGCTGCTCAGCCAGCTCGAGGGGAAGACCGGCCGGCCGATCAGCATCAAGCTCCAGGGCAGCGAGGGAGCGACCGCGTGGCCGTCCGCCTACCGGCGTGCGCGGCGCGTGGTGGGGCGCCCGGTCCGGAGGCTTCTGCGCCCGGAGCAGTGA